In the Dermochelys coriacea isolate rDerCor1 chromosome 25, rDerCor1.pri.v4, whole genome shotgun sequence genome, one interval contains:
- the C25H19orf71 gene encoding uncharacterized protein C19orf71 homolog encodes MDLEADRPYVPQGTLETDFPTPLYSDEYLTLHGPRNAPILKQAVHWKCTPMGRDAISQTWYTGLTNSDNRDAWYTLTSGLSREAYHRWARSHAERERKTLPPAYTQHLQEVSWYDPVVPAQYLEPNTRWGAFLWKDKPVLGKEYVVNRNRASSELRGHVGYVPCLAAHAPAFTTRDLRTWPLFSAQPSTYQ; translated from the exons ATGGATTTGGAGGCAGACCGACCATACGTCCCTCAGGGGACGCTGGAGACAGACTTCCCGACACCATTGTACAG TGATGAGTACCTCACGTTGCATGGGCCCCGCAATGCCCCCATCCTGAAGCAGGCCGTGCATTGGAAGTGCACCCCCATGGGCCGAGATGCCATCTCCCAGACCTGGTACACAGGGCTGACCAACAGCGACAACCGAGACGCCTGGTACACGCTCACCAGCGGCCTGAGCCGCGAGGCCTACCACCGCTGGGCCCGCTCCCATGCCGAGAGGGAGCGGAAGACCTTGCCCCCTG CCTATACCCAGCACCTGCAGGAGGTATCGTGGTATGACCCAGTGGTCCCTGCTCAGTACTTGGAGCCCAATACCAGGTGGGGGGCCTTCCTGTGGAAAGACAAACCCGTCCTCGGAAAGGAGTATG TTGTCAACCGAAACCGCGCCAGCAGTGAGCTGAGGGGCCACGTTGGCTATGTCCCCTGCTTGGCCGCCCACGCGCCTGCCTTCACCACCAGGGACCTCCGCACCTGGCCACTCTTCAGCGCCCAGCCGTCCACCTACCAGTAA